The Spirosoma sp. SC4-14 DNA window ACCGCCGTCGACTGCAATATGCCAAAGGCCTGAATGGCATTATAACATTTTCCGACCACCTCTAATCCGTCGACCATTTCGACATACGACTCAATAATTTCCAGAGCGGGTGGTTCATCATCAACCAGCAAACAACGGATTGGCATAACGTTAATGAACAACTTCTACAACGTGAGAAATCGGCGGCAATGGTTCAGCAACAACTGGCGACAAGTCCAGCGTTAAGGCAACCATAAAGGTTTCTTCCTCGGCTACAATGCGCAGATCATGGCGGTTCGGATAAAGCAGTTGCAACCGTTTCTGCACATTCTGTAAGCCAATGCCCCCCACATGAGCCTCATTGTGGGGCGTTGCTTCCCGGCTGTTGATCACTTTAAATTTTAGCGTATTTCCCTGCACCTGCAGATCCACATGCATCCAGGCCTGCTCCAGTTGTTCGCTGGTACCATGTTTAAACGCATTTTCGAGAAACGGAACCAGGAGCAGGGGTGCAATTTGCTTTTGCTCATACTGGCCCGATATATCGACCGACATATCCAGCCGATCGCCATAGCGCAATTGCTCCAGTCCAATGTAGCTGCGCATAAAGGCAAGCTCTTTTTGCAGAGGCACTTCTAATGTATTACACTCGTAGAGCATATATCGTAGCAAATCCGACAATTTCAGTACTACCGCTGGCGAACGATCCGACTTATTGAGCGTAAGCGAATATAAATTGTTTAATGTATTGAACAGAAAATGCGGATGTACCTGCGATTTCAGCAATTGCAATTCGGCCTGCAATTTTTCGCGGTCAATCTGTTGATAGGCCTGCTGCTTCAGATACCAGATCTTCACCAGTTTAATGGCAGCCGCAAAACCGCCAATTGTGGTTGCTCCGCGCATACCGGCCATCATAGCAAAGAAGAATGTATTCCCCGACTGGCGGTTATTTAGAATTAACCGTACGGGGTAAACAATATATTGGGCCAGCAGTGCCGAAATAAATGAGGTAGCTACAACCAGAAGGACAATATTGACAAATGCCCAGCCATACTGACTCGTCAACAGGAAACGGGGAATAAGCCAATAAAGAATGCAGTAGGTCAGAAACATATGGGCAGGCATGAACAGAATGGCGTCGACACCCGCCACCAAAAAGCCTTTCAGCAAGGCAATAGGCCAGCTAACTCCCTGATGAATCAGGTAATTGGCCGGTAAAAACCCATATGTCAGCATAAAAAATAGTGCCCACACAGCCCAGAACAAGCCATGCCGGGCCAGTCGCACACGAGGTCGGTCGGAGAAGACAAATTCGTTGGTCAAAGGTTGCATACATCAGCCCGTTACGTACCCGAAGTTAGACAAACGGAACGAGTTCACCTACTAGCAGCACCAATTGTCGACAGACAACTGTCTAGTGTCGCCAAACGACATAAAATCCACTAAAATACTACTGATAGACAATCAGTTGATGTTTGGTAGTGAATTGGCGTCATCGGGCGAAAAGCCGAGCGGCCTATTTTTTAGCCCATTACTTTTGGCTCAACGTCAACCAAAAATACAACAACACTATGAACACTATAACATCATTCTGCACTGCCATTGCCACTGTTTTAGTTGCCACAGCTTCGCTGGCTACGGCTCAATCTCAACAAGTCAGAGAATCAATGGTACCCCGCGAAGGCTTCTGGGTAGTTGAGAGCCAGCCTAAAAGTCGCGAGTGTACTGTTCGCTTCTACACCAACGACCAGGAACTGATTTATGAAGAAACCCTAAATCAAAAACTGAACATTGCCCGCCAACAAACAAAACGTCGGCTAAACATTGCCCTTGAGCAAGCTATGTTCGTCTGGAATGCCACGCATCAGGTTCCAACCGACCGCCAGTGGGTTTCTATTCGCTTCGAAAAAAAGTAACGTAACCCTGTCTCTAAAATGGCCTGTGCAACCCACTGCACAAGCCATTTTTTTGGTGGATTATGCAGTGGGTATATCCCGTCGGAAGAGCGCTTTACAGCGTATACGCGTAAACCGCTCACTCATCATGCAATCCAACCGACGTACATTCATAAAAAGCCTGTCGGCTGCTTCGGCACTCGTTGCCACTCAGAGCATTGCCAGGCCATTCGGCGTAGCTCCCGCCTACATCCCGAATCTAAAAAAAATAAGCCCCAACGATAAGATCCGATTGGCAACGATTGGCATGGGTATTCAGGGTAATTTCGACACGCGGGCGGCCCTGCGCAACCCGGATGTTGAACTGGTTGCTGTTGCAGATCTCTACGACGGTCGGCTCGAACACGCCAAGACCGCTTTCGGAAAAGACAGCGAATTGTTTGCTACCCGCGACTTTCGGGAAGTGCTGGCCCGGCCCGACATCGATGCGGTGCTGGTTGTTACGCCCGACCACTGGCACGACCACATTACCATTGCGGCCCTGAAAGCCGGTAAGCACGTGTATTGCGAAAAGCCAATGGTACAGCACCTCAACGAAGGCAAAGCCGTGATCGACGCCTGGAAAAAATCAGGAAAAACCATGCAGGTGGGTAGCCAGCGTATTAGTAGTGCTGCTTTTCAGGAAGCCAAACGACTGGTAGCCGCTGGCGAAATTGGGGCCATCAACTACATCGAATCCAACAACGACCGTTTTAGTGCCATTGGTGCCTGGCAGTATTCGATTCCGCCCGATGCATCGACTCAAACCCTCGACTGGGATCGTTTTCTGGGCGACGCCCCCAAACACCCGTTTGATGCCAAGCGATTTTTCCGGTGGCGCAACTACAAAGACTACGGTACGGGTGTAGCTGGTGATTTGTTCATTCACCTGATCACGGGTGTTCATTACGTAACCAATACCCTCGGGCCAACGCGTATTTATTCGTCGGGAAACCTCTCCTACTGGAAAGATGGTCGCGATGTACCTGATGTTATGTCGTGTATTATGGATTATCCGAAAACCGACCAGCACGAAGCCTTCCAGATGGTGCTACGGGTAAATTTCGCCAATGCGGGCAAGATCAACGATGTCACGCGCATTATTGGTAGCGAAGGACAGATCGAGTTTTCAGAAAACAACCTCATCATGACCAAAAAGAAACTGCCCATTGCACCTGGTTATGGTGGTTATGATAGTTTCTTTACGTTCACGGAGCCTGTTCAGCAGGAATTTGTAAAACAGTACGACGCGCAGTATCCACCCGACACCCGTAAGGCCGAGCCCGTGAAAGAAATTAAATTTGAAGCGCCAAAAGGCGATGACGCTCATGCTAAGCACTTCGGCAATTTCTTCGACAACATACGTCAGGGAAGTCAGGGAACCATTGAAGACCCGGTGTTTGGTTTTCGGGCAGCCGCTCCCGTGTTAGCCTGCAACGAAAGCTATTTTGAGAAGAAAGTGGTCTATTGGGACCCTGTTACCATGACGCAGCAAAACCCGGCAGCAAAGGCCAAACCTAAGCCCAAAACTGTTTCTAAAAAAACGCTGGCAACGTCGAAAGAGACCGCTAAAAAATCGTAACAGAATTACCCGGCAAACCTTTTGCTGCCGGGTAATTCCGAAAACCCAAAAACTCCCCAGCAGTGTATATAAGCCAGAAGAACCTATTCTGGCTTATGAAAACCTTAACCACAAATCCGACTCATTTGCCCTCAGCCACCCCGTGGCTTTGGCGTGGCATTGTTCTGGCTCTACTACTTTGGGTAAGCATCGATCTGTTTGTTCCGCAACGGCATAGTATCCGGCAGTTCGATCCGCAGGTAATGGCTCGTCAGGAAACGGCTATGTGGCGCTCTTACTATGAGAAGAAGCCTCTGCTCTTATTCTGGCAACTGGCCGCCAGCCTTCGCCAACACTTCCATGCTCCATTCTGGCGATCGTTCCGAATCGCTTTTGTGGCCACAAAAGCAGCTTTCGACTTTAAGAAAGGCCATTCCCGAGCCGATTACATGCAGGCACTTCCGCCGTTGATTGCCTATTACCAGTCTATTCAGGCAATAAGCATAGAGTCGTTTTCTATTGAAAAAGTAGCTCGGCTGGAGCTTGAATGGTGGATTATACATCGCCAGCGCGAACATTATTCCTACAACGATCTGGCTAAAGCATTGGCACAGACAGCTGCCGTTCAATATAATCAGCCCGTCCCTCACTTTGCAGTCTATGGACGCTGGCGGGCCGAAGCCATGCGCCTGCGGGACGAATCTGGCCAGCAATTGGGAGGCACCACCGAAACCGACTGGCAACGAATAGAACAGAAATTGGTCAGAGCCTGGACTGAGTTACATAAAGCACTTGGTGCAACAACAACTAGGAGTTAGCCAAAAATCGTTTTATCTAGTTGTATAGAAACACAGTTCTTCTCTATGCAACTTACCATTTCGCCCGATAACCCACTTGAATGGCTGGCCTTACGGGCCAATCTGGTCCCGATTCCTCTCCTTCATGCTCAAATCATGCCCGTGTTGGCCAAAGCCGTACTGGAAGCGGCTGACAAAGGTGTTTTTGAAGCCACCAGCGACGCCCCCCAAACGCTCGACAACCTAACTTGTTCACTGAATTTAAACCGAAAAGCACTGGGCGAATTGATGGGGCTGCTAACGGCAATGGGCTATTTTACCTACCGCAATGAGCTGTTCTCATTAACTCCAATGGCCCGTCGATTCATGCTCAAAAACGACCCAATGTCGGTTTATGGGATGATGATTTTTAACAATCGGGTCGTCTGGGACTGGATGAATCACCTGGGCGATTATCTCCAGACTGGCCAGGGCATTCAGTATCACGATACGCTTTCGGCCAACCAATGGCACTATTATCAGGAAGCAATGGCAGCCGCCACTACTACCGAAGCCCGCGAATTTGGTCGTCGTGCGCCGGTTCCGAAATCGGCAACTCGTATGCTCGATATTGGCGGATCGCATGGACAACACTCGGTTGCGCTTTGCCGCAAGCTACCAGCCTTAACTGCTACTATTCTGGATTTGCCCCAGGCCATTGAACAGGCGGCTCCGCTCCTGGCGCAACAAGGTATGGGCAACCGCATTATTCATCAACCCGGCAATGCTCTCAACGACGATTTTGGCCAGAATGAATTCGACATTGTACTGCTGTCCAGTCTGGCTCACCATTTCACGTCTGAACAAAACCAACTCGTTACGCAAAAGGTAGCGCAGGCACTACGACCGGGCGGGGTCTTTATCGTCAATGAATTTATCCGGCCCCAACTCGGTGCTAAACCCGATCTGGTTGGCAGCAGCACCGATTTGTTTTATGGCTTGAGTAGCACCGCCGGGAACTACAGTGTTAAAGAAATTCAGCACTGGCAGCAATTGGCAGGCCTAACGTCTCATAAAGTAGTCAGATACCGCACAATTCCCGGCCGGGCCATGGTCGTTGCCAAAAAATAATTTCGTCTGACCGGATTTGTTATTGGAATGTTTTTGAACTACAACCTACTGCGTTGGGTTCGTTACGTACCTTTGTCTTATAGAAACTGGCGTTTGGTATAGAACTGTGCTACGGTTTGTGTCCTGATAAGCAGGGTAACCATGGCACGGTTCTATGCCAAACGCCTGAGAAAATTCACTTTTATGAAATATAAAAAGCACGTCTTTATCTGTAACAATCAGAAACCAGCGCCTAAAAAATCCTGTGGAGAAGCACATGGCAACGAGCTAGTGGATGCCTTTAAAGCAGCTCTTGCCGAACGTGGCTTATTGAAAGAAATGCGCGCACAGCGAACCGGCTGCCTCGATGCCTGCGCTTTTGGCCCCTCGCTGGTCGTGTATCCCGAAGGAACTTACTATGGCAACGTTCAGCTATCCGATGTCGACGAAATTGTTGATAGCCATCTGGTCAACAATCAGCCTGTTGAGCGCCTGAAGTTAGATTTTTAAGTTCCGATGTACAAACATCTTTTCTTCGATCTGGATCATACGCTGTGGGATTTCGACCGTAACTCAGCCGAATCGCTTACCGAGTTGTTCGAGACGTTTAACCTTGCCCAACTGGGTATTCCTTCGTCGGAAGAATTTAGTCGGCATTTCATTACGATCAACAAAAAGTTATGGGCCGACTTCGACCGTAATCTTATCGAACACACCTATATCCGGCAACATCGGTTTCCGCTGGTGTTCCAATCGCTGGGTGTCGATGAATCGGCCGTTCATGCCGACCTGAATGCCGAATACCTGCGGCTGTTGCCCCGAAAAGCGCATTTACTCGAATCGGCACGGGAAATTCTGGATTACCTGAAAGGGCGTTATACGATGCACATCATCACCAACGGATTTGCCGAAATTCAGGCTATTAAGCTCGACAGTTCCGAAATTGCTCATTACTTCACCCATGTGATTACGAGCGAAACGGCAAATGCCAAAAAACCGAATCCGCTGGTTTTTCAGTATGCGATGGAAATCAGCGGTACATCTACGGCCGAAAGTATTATGATTGGCGACAACTATGAAGCCGATATTCTGGGAGCAAAAGGAGTTGGGCTGGATACCATTTTCTATAATCCGCAGGGTATGCTTGTCGATGATCAACCTACTTACGACATTCGTCATTGGAAAGAACTGATGGCTATTCTGTAGTACCGCCCTACCCGAACGATTACGAGCTATGCAACTAAACTCATCAACCGCCCTCGTAACCGGAGGAGCTTCTGGCCTGGGCGAAGCCACTACCCGCCTGCTGGCTGCCAACGGCGCCAATGTTGTTATCGTGGATCTTAACGAAGACCGCGGTCATAATCTGGCCGACGAACTGGGCAACAAGGTCCGGTTTGTGAAAGCCAACGTCACCGATGAGGACGATGTACAGGCGGCTGTGAATCTGGCCGTCGAAACGTTTGGCGGGTTGCACATCAATGTCAACTGTGCAGGAATAGCCGAAGCCCGCAAAACGGTAGGCAAAGTCGATGGTGTTTATGGCGCTCACTCGCTGGCCGTATTCCAGAAAGTAGTATCGATCAATCTGATCGGCACCTTCAATGTGCTTCGGCTGGCAGCGCTGGCCATGGAGCATAACGAACCCAATGCCGAAGGCGAACGGGGAGTAATTATCAATACGGCATCGGTAGCGGCCTACGACGGTCAGATTGGGCAGGCGGCCTATTCGGCTTCGAAAGGTGGTATTGTGGGCATGACGCTGCCCATTGCCCGCGATCTGGCCCGGTCGGGCATCCGCGTAATGGCCATAGCGCCGGGTCTTTTCGAGACGCCTTTACTGGCTGGCTTACCCGAAGAAGCGCGGCTATCGTTAGGCCAGCA harbors:
- a CDS encoding histidine kinase, whose amino-acid sequence is MQPLTNEFVFSDRPRVRLARHGLFWAVWALFFMLTYGFLPANYLIHQGVSWPIALLKGFLVAGVDAILFMPAHMFLTYCILYWLIPRFLLTSQYGWAFVNIVLLVVATSFISALLAQYIVYPVRLILNNRQSGNTFFFAMMAGMRGATTIGGFAAAIKLVKIWYLKQQAYQQIDREKLQAELQLLKSQVHPHFLFNTLNNLYSLTLNKSDRSPAVVLKLSDLLRYMLYECNTLEVPLQKELAFMRSYIGLEQLRYGDRLDMSVDISGQYEQKQIAPLLLVPFLENAFKHGTSEQLEQAWMHVDLQVQGNTLKFKVINSREATPHNEAHVGGIGLQNVQKRLQLLYPNRHDLRIVAEEETFMVALTLDLSPVVAEPLPPISHVVEVVH
- a CDS encoding Gfo/Idh/MocA family oxidoreductase — its product is MQSNRRTFIKSLSAASALVATQSIARPFGVAPAYIPNLKKISPNDKIRLATIGMGIQGNFDTRAALRNPDVELVAVADLYDGRLEHAKTAFGKDSELFATRDFREVLARPDIDAVLVVTPDHWHDHITIAALKAGKHVYCEKPMVQHLNEGKAVIDAWKKSGKTMQVGSQRISSAAFQEAKRLVAAGEIGAINYIESNNDRFSAIGAWQYSIPPDASTQTLDWDRFLGDAPKHPFDAKRFFRWRNYKDYGTGVAGDLFIHLITGVHYVTNTLGPTRIYSSGNLSYWKDGRDVPDVMSCIMDYPKTDQHEAFQMVLRVNFANAGKINDVTRIIGSEGQIEFSENNLIMTKKKLPIAPGYGGYDSFFTFTEPVQQEFVKQYDAQYPPDTRKAEPVKEIKFEAPKGDDAHAKHFGNFFDNIRQGSQGTIEDPVFGFRAAAPVLACNESYFEKKVVYWDPVTMTQQNPAAKAKPKPKTVSKKTLATSKETAKKS
- a CDS encoding class I SAM-dependent methyltransferase, with product MQLTISPDNPLEWLALRANLVPIPLLHAQIMPVLAKAVLEAADKGVFEATSDAPQTLDNLTCSLNLNRKALGELMGLLTAMGYFTYRNELFSLTPMARRFMLKNDPMSVYGMMIFNNRVVWDWMNHLGDYLQTGQGIQYHDTLSANQWHYYQEAMAAATTTEAREFGRRAPVPKSATRMLDIGGSHGQHSVALCRKLPALTATILDLPQAIEQAAPLLAQQGMGNRIIHQPGNALNDDFGQNEFDIVLLSSLAHHFTSEQNQLVTQKVAQALRPGGVFIVNEFIRPQLGAKPDLVGSSTDLFYGLSSTAGNYSVKEIQHWQQLAGLTSHKVVRYRTIPGRAMVVAKK
- a CDS encoding (2Fe-2S) ferredoxin domain-containing protein is translated as MKYKKHVFICNNQKPAPKKSCGEAHGNELVDAFKAALAERGLLKEMRAQRTGCLDACAFGPSLVVYPEGTYYGNVQLSDVDEIVDSHLVNNQPVERLKLDF
- a CDS encoding YjjG family noncanonical pyrimidine nucleotidase, producing the protein MYKHLFFDLDHTLWDFDRNSAESLTELFETFNLAQLGIPSSEEFSRHFITINKKLWADFDRNLIEHTYIRQHRFPLVFQSLGVDESAVHADLNAEYLRLLPRKAHLLESAREILDYLKGRYTMHIITNGFAEIQAIKLDSSEIAHYFTHVITSETANAKKPNPLVFQYAMEISGTSTAESIMIGDNYEADILGAKGVGLDTIFYNPQGMLVDDQPTYDIRHWKELMAIL
- a CDS encoding 3-hydroxyacyl-CoA dehydrogenase gives rise to the protein MQLNSSTALVTGGASGLGEATTRLLAANGANVVIVDLNEDRGHNLADELGNKVRFVKANVTDEDDVQAAVNLAVETFGGLHINVNCAGIAEARKTVGKVDGVYGAHSLAVFQKVVSINLIGTFNVLRLAALAMEHNEPNAEGERGVIINTASVAAYDGQIGQAAYSASKGGIVGMTLPIARDLARSGIRVMAIAPGLFETPLLAGLPEEARLSLGQQVPFPSRLGRPTEYALLAKSIIENPMLNGEVIRLDGAIRMAPK